The Nocardioides campestrisoli genome includes a window with the following:
- the serC gene encoding phosphoserine transaminase, with protein sequence MPVNHTVEDAIRIPTELLPADGRFGSGPSKIQTGHLDALAATGSGLLGTSHRQAPVRRVVGRVREGLAALLDLPEGYEVVLGNGGATAFWDIAAFGLVRERSQHLVFGEFTAKCAASVQAAPWLADPSVISADPGSRAEPVAEEGIDAYCWAQNETSTGVMAPVRRPPGADDDALVLVDATSGAGGLPVDLTETDVYYFAPQKCFASDGGLWLATMSPRALARAEEIAASDRYVPAFFSLPTAIDNSAKDQTYNTPSVAALFLMAEQLDWMNGQGGLPAMVERTTASSQILYDWAEASSFASPYVAVPEHRSLVVATIDFDESVDAARLAAVLRANGVVDTEPYRKLGRNQLRIAMYPAVDPGDVAQLTRCLDHVVAAL encoded by the coding sequence ATGCCGGTGAACCACACCGTCGAGGACGCGATCAGGATCCCGACCGAGCTGCTCCCGGCGGACGGCCGGTTCGGCTCCGGCCCCTCCAAGATCCAGACCGGCCACCTGGACGCGCTGGCGGCCACCGGCTCCGGACTGCTGGGCACCTCGCACCGGCAGGCGCCGGTCCGCCGGGTGGTGGGACGGGTCCGCGAGGGGCTCGCCGCGCTGCTCGACCTGCCCGAGGGCTACGAGGTGGTGCTCGGCAACGGCGGCGCCACCGCCTTCTGGGACATCGCCGCCTTCGGGCTGGTGCGCGAGCGCAGCCAGCACCTGGTCTTCGGGGAGTTCACCGCCAAGTGCGCCGCCTCGGTGCAGGCCGCGCCGTGGCTGGCCGACCCGAGCGTGATCTCCGCCGACCCGGGTTCGCGCGCCGAGCCGGTCGCGGAGGAGGGGATCGACGCCTACTGCTGGGCGCAGAACGAGACCTCCACCGGTGTGATGGCACCCGTACGCCGTCCCCCCGGCGCCGACGACGACGCGCTGGTCCTGGTCGACGCCACCTCCGGCGCCGGCGGCCTCCCCGTCGACCTGACCGAGACCGACGTCTACTACTTCGCGCCGCAGAAGTGCTTCGCCTCCGACGGCGGGCTGTGGCTGGCCACCATGTCGCCCCGGGCGCTGGCCCGGGCCGAGGAGATCGCGGCGAGCGACCGGTACGTGCCGGCGTTCTTCAGCCTGCCCACCGCGATCGACAACTCCGCGAAGGACCAGACCTACAACACCCCGTCGGTCGCCGCGCTGTTCCTGATGGCCGAGCAGCTGGACTGGATGAACGGCCAGGGCGGGCTGCCCGCGATGGTCGAGCGCACCACCGCCTCCTCGCAGATCCTCTACGACTGGGCCGAGGCCTCGTCGTTCGCCTCGCCGTACGTCGCGGTCCCCGAGCACCGCTCGCTGGTGGTCGCCACCATCGACTTCGACGAGTCGGTGGACGCCGCCCGGCTGGCGGCCGTGCTGCGGGCCAACGGCGTGGTCGACACCGAGCCCTACCGCAAGCTGGGCCGCAACCAGCTGCGGATCGCGATGTACCCCGCGGTCGACCCCGGGGACGTCGCGCAGCTGACCCGCTGCCTCGACCACGTGGTCGCGGCGCTCTGA
- a CDS encoding MaoC family dehydratase, with the protein MRVLNSIEEIEAAVGEPLGTTEWVTMDQKMVDTFADLTGDHQWIHVDPERAAQSSFGGTIVHGLLTLGMLPGFGLKIFRIDAGSARLNYGSEKVRFPAPLRTGTRVRGSATFVAVDPVPSGTQVRTRWTVEAEGSERPVCVAETITLVLP; encoded by the coding sequence ATGCGCGTCCTGAACAGCATCGAGGAGATCGAGGCGGCGGTCGGGGAGCCCCTCGGCACCACCGAGTGGGTCACCATGGACCAGAAGATGGTGGACACGTTCGCCGACCTCACCGGGGACCACCAGTGGATCCACGTCGACCCCGAGCGGGCGGCGCAGTCCTCCTTCGGCGGGACGATCGTGCACGGTCTGCTGACCCTGGGGATGCTGCCCGGCTTCGGGCTGAAGATCTTCCGGATCGACGCGGGCAGTGCCCGGCTCAACTACGGGTCCGAGAAGGTCCGGTTCCCGGCGCCGCTGCGCACCGGCACCCGGGTCCGCGGCTCGGCCACCTTCGTCGCCGTCGACCCGGTGCCCTCGGGCACGCAGGTGAGGACCCGGTGGACGGTGGAGGCCGAGGGCAGCGAGCGGCCCGTCTGCGTGGCGGAGACGATCACCCTCGTCCTGCCCTGA
- a CDS encoding acetyl-CoA C-acetyltransferase — translation MREAVICEPVRTPIGRYGGMFASLTAVDLGVAALRGLLERSGLDGTEVDDVILGHCNGNSEAPAIGRVVALDAGLPVTVPGQHLDRRCGSGLQAVLNAAMQVQTGAMDLVVAGGTESMSNASFYSTDMRWGGARSGVTMHDSLVRARSTAGGRHYPVPGGMLETAENLRRQYSIPREEQDALAVRSHQRAVAAQESGVLDEQIVPVTVPGRKGESTVVTVDEHPRPGTTMESLAKLKPILAGSDPEATVTAGNASGQNDAASMAIVTTPENAARLGLTPLVRVVSWGVAGVEPKIMGIGPVPATQVALDRAGLSLSDMDLIELNEAFAAQALAVMREWKFTEADHERTNVHGSGISLGHPVGATGGRMLATLARELKRREARYGLETMCIGGGQGLAAIFERVA, via the coding sequence ATGCGTGAAGCAGTCATCTGTGAGCCGGTCCGCACCCCGATCGGCCGCTACGGGGGGATGTTCGCCTCCCTCACCGCCGTGGACCTGGGCGTCGCCGCGCTCCGGGGCCTGCTCGAGCGCTCCGGCCTCGACGGCACGGAGGTCGACGACGTGATCCTCGGCCACTGCAACGGCAACAGCGAGGCGCCGGCCATCGGCCGCGTCGTCGCCCTGGACGCCGGCCTCCCGGTGACCGTGCCCGGTCAGCACCTGGACCGTCGTTGCGGCTCGGGCCTGCAGGCGGTGCTCAACGCCGCCATGCAGGTGCAGACCGGGGCGATGGACCTGGTGGTCGCCGGTGGCACCGAGAGCATGAGCAACGCCTCGTTCTACTCCACCGACATGCGCTGGGGCGGCGCCCGCAGCGGCGTCACCATGCACGACAGCCTGGTCCGCGCGCGGTCCACGGCCGGCGGCCGGCACTACCCGGTGCCGGGCGGGATGCTGGAGACCGCGGAGAACCTGCGTCGTCAGTACTCGATCCCGCGCGAGGAGCAGGACGCTCTGGCGGTGCGGTCGCACCAGCGTGCCGTGGCCGCCCAGGAGTCCGGCGTGCTCGACGAGCAGATCGTCCCGGTCACCGTGCCGGGCCGCAAGGGCGAGTCGACCGTGGTGACGGTGGACGAGCACCCCCGCCCCGGCACCACGATGGAGTCGCTGGCGAAGCTCAAGCCGATCCTGGCGGGCTCCGACCCCGAGGCCACCGTCACCGCCGGCAACGCCAGCGGACAGAACGACGCGGCGTCGATGGCGATCGTGACCACCCCCGAGAACGCCGCGCGGCTGGGTCTCACCCCGCTCGTGCGCGTGGTCAGCTGGGGCGTCGCGGGCGTCGAGCCCAAGATCATGGGCATCGGCCCGGTGCCGGCCACCCAGGTCGCGCTCGACCGGGCGGGCCTCTCGCTGTCCGACATGGACCTGATCGAGCTCAACGAGGCGTTCGCCGCGCAGGCCCTCGCCGTGATGCGGGAGTGGAAGTTCACCGAGGCCGACCACGAGCGGACCAACGTGCACGGCTCGGGCATCTCGCTGGGCCACCCGGTGGGTGCCACCGGCGGCCGGATGCTGGCCACGCTGGCCCGCGAGCTCAAGCGCCGCGAGGCCCGCTACGGCCTGGAGACCATGTGCATCGGGGGCGGCCAGGGCCTGGCGGCGATCTTCGAGCGGGTCGCCTGA
- a CDS encoding FAS1-like dehydratase domain-containing protein, with protein sequence MTESHEPYAGPSYEGWEPTTSVVTEVVAPTPVQALAALLDDGRDVGPGDPLPPLWHWVALPRWAASSVLGADGHPRTGSFLPPVGLPRRMFAGGEVTWHRSPAVGEEVRSESRVVSVTDKTGRSGPLVLVVVESRVLGADGGLCLVERQDILYREAGARSGTAPEPPLGQEPSGPPLRRGPAPEDGWDVVTDPTVLMRFSAATANAHRIHYDWPYATGVEGYPGLVVHGPLMTLLLAESLWQAGELSGPARLQHRNRAPLFCGQPARITHEHHPSGVLSLLSGADGAPRTTLDAHPLEKGTHHA encoded by the coding sequence GTGACCGAGTCCCACGAGCCGTACGCCGGGCCGTCGTACGAGGGCTGGGAGCCGACGACCTCGGTGGTCACCGAGGTCGTCGCCCCCACCCCCGTGCAGGCGCTCGCCGCCCTGCTCGACGACGGGCGCGACGTCGGTCCGGGCGACCCCCTGCCCCCGCTGTGGCACTGGGTGGCGCTGCCCCGCTGGGCGGCCTCCTCGGTGCTCGGCGCGGACGGCCACCCGCGGACCGGATCGTTCCTGCCGCCGGTCGGCCTGCCCCGGCGGATGTTCGCCGGCGGCGAGGTCACCTGGCACCGGTCCCCGGCGGTGGGCGAGGAGGTCCGCAGCGAGTCGCGGGTGGTCTCGGTGACCGACAAGACGGGTCGCTCCGGACCGCTGGTGCTGGTGGTGGTCGAGTCCCGTGTGCTCGGCGCCGACGGCGGGCTGTGCCTCGTCGAGCGCCAGGACATCCTCTACCGCGAGGCCGGTGCCCGGTCCGGGACCGCCCCCGAGCCGCCGCTGGGCCAGGAGCCCAGCGGGCCTCCGCTGCGACGGGGCCCCGCCCCGGAGGACGGCTGGGACGTGGTCACCGACCCGACGGTGCTGATGCGGTTCAGCGCCGCCACCGCCAACGCGCACCGGATCCACTACGACTGGCCCTACGCCACCGGCGTCGAGGGATATCCCGGCCTCGTCGTGCACGGCCCGCTGATGACCCTGCTGCTGGCCGAGTCGCTGTGGCAGGCCGGCGAGCTGTCGGGCCCGGCGCGCCTGCAGCACCGCAACCGGGCGCCGCTCTTCTGCGGCCAGCCCGCCCGCATCACCCACGAGCACCACCCCTCCGGGGTCCTCTCGCTGCTCTCCGGAGCAGACGGAGCACCCCGGACCACCTTGGACGCACATCCCCTCGAGAAAGGCACGCACCATGCGTGA
- the fabG gene encoding 3-oxoacyl-ACP reductase FabG yields the protein MSLLENRTAVVTGGAQGIGLAIARLYVEHGAKVVIGDLDEAAAKAAATELGNGAVGVRCDVVDAEEVQGLVQTAVDSFGSLDVFVNNAGITRDATMRTMSEEDFDLVIQVHLKGTWNGTRLAAARMREQKSGAIVNISSLSGKVGMVGQTNYSAAKAGIVGMTKAAAKEMAHHGVRVNAIQPGLIRSAMTEAMPQKAWDQKMAEIPMGRPGEPDEVASVALFYGSDLSSYMTGTVAEVTGGRFM from the coding sequence ATGTCCCTGCTCGAGAACCGCACCGCCGTCGTCACCGGAGGCGCCCAGGGCATCGGCCTGGCCATCGCCCGCCTCTACGTCGAGCACGGCGCCAAGGTCGTCATCGGCGACCTCGACGAGGCCGCCGCCAAGGCCGCCGCCACCGAGCTCGGGAACGGCGCGGTCGGCGTGCGCTGCGACGTCGTCGACGCCGAGGAGGTCCAGGGCCTGGTGCAGACCGCGGTCGACTCCTTCGGCTCCCTCGACGTCTTCGTCAACAACGCCGGCATCACCCGCGACGCCACCATGCGCACCATGAGCGAGGAGGACTTCGACCTGGTGATCCAGGTCCACCTCAAGGGCACCTGGAACGGCACCCGGCTGGCCGCGGCCCGGATGCGCGAGCAGAAGTCCGGCGCGATCGTCAACATCTCCTCGCTCTCGGGCAAGGTCGGCATGGTCGGGCAGACCAACTACTCGGCCGCCAAGGCCGGCATCGTCGGGATGACCAAGGCCGCCGCCAAGGAGATGGCCCACCACGGCGTCCGGGTCAACGCGATCCAGCCGGGCCTGATCCGCTCGGCGATGACCGAGGCGATGCCGCAGAAGGCGTGGGACCAGAAGATGGCCGAGATCCCGATGGGCCGCCCCGGCGAGCCCGACGAGGTCGCCTCGGTTGCGCTCTTCTACGGTTCCGACCTCTCCTCCTACATGACCGGCACCGTGGCCGAGGTGACCGGCGGACGGTTCATGTGA
- a CDS encoding acyl-CoA dehydrogenase family protein, translating to MTTRNGLSADEQDMVRLVAEFVDQRVRPHVREYEADDIYPEAFIEEMKELGFFGLLVPAEHGGVDVSTACFARVTEELARGWMSLAGAIGGHSVITYLIRTFGTPEQQAHWLPRMADGSVRATMALTEPSGGSDLQGMRTYAVRDGDDYVVHGSKTWISNAQHSGLIGLLCKTDRDAKPAHTGMSVLLVEPGEGFSVSGKIPKLGYRGVEACELTFDGLRVPASSVLGGEAGTGWQQMMRGLELGRIQVAARAVGVAQAALNDAVTYAQQRESFGKPIWKHQSVGNLLADMATRTKAAALMTADAAERLDSGRRADMEAGMAKLFASETAMQVALDAMRVHGGYGFSKEYEVERYFRDAPLMILGEGTNEVQRNVIAAQLVARDRNHEGV from the coding sequence ATGACGACACGCAACGGCCTGAGCGCCGACGAGCAGGACATGGTCCGACTGGTGGCCGAGTTCGTGGACCAGCGCGTGCGCCCCCACGTGCGCGAGTACGAGGCCGACGACATCTACCCCGAGGCGTTCATCGAGGAGATGAAGGAGCTGGGCTTCTTCGGCCTCCTGGTCCCGGCCGAGCACGGCGGCGTGGACGTCAGCACCGCCTGCTTCGCCCGGGTCACCGAGGAGCTGGCCCGCGGCTGGATGAGCCTCGCCGGGGCGATCGGCGGCCACTCGGTCATCACCTACCTGATCCGCACCTTCGGCACCCCCGAGCAGCAGGCGCACTGGCTGCCCCGGATGGCCGACGGCAGCGTCCGCGCGACCATGGCGCTCACCGAGCCCAGCGGCGGCAGCGACCTGCAGGGGATGCGCACCTACGCCGTGCGCGACGGCGACGACTACGTGGTCCACGGCTCGAAGACCTGGATCTCCAACGCCCAGCACTCCGGGCTGATCGGCCTGCTGTGCAAGACCGACCGCGACGCCAAGCCGGCGCACACCGGGATGAGCGTCCTGCTGGTCGAGCCGGGGGAGGGGTTCAGCGTCTCCGGCAAGATCCCCAAGCTGGGCTACCGCGGAGTCGAGGCCTGCGAGCTGACCTTCGACGGGCTGCGCGTCCCCGCAAGCTCGGTGCTGGGCGGCGAGGCCGGCACCGGCTGGCAGCAGATGATGCGCGGTCTCGAGCTCGGCCGGATCCAGGTCGCGGCCCGGGCGGTCGGCGTCGCGCAGGCGGCGCTCAACGACGCGGTGACCTACGCCCAGCAGCGCGAGTCGTTCGGCAAGCCGATCTGGAAGCACCAGTCGGTGGGCAACCTGCTCGCCGACATGGCCACCCGGACCAAGGCCGCGGCCCTGATGACCGCCGACGCCGCCGAGCGCCTGGACTCCGGGCGCCGCGCCGACATGGAGGCCGGGATGGCCAAGCTCTTCGCCTCGGAGACCGCGATGCAGGTCGCCCTGGACGCGATGCGCGTCCACGGCGGCTACGGCTTCTCCAAGGAGTACGAGGTGGAGCGGTACTTCCGCGACGCCCCCCTGATGATCCTCGGCGAAGGCACCAACGAGGTGCAGCGCAACGTGATCGCCGCCCAGCTGGTCGCCCGCGACCGCAACCACGAAGGAGTCTGA
- a CDS encoding HpcH/HpaI aldolase/citrate lyase family protein, protein MSAHAPVVAATAATLLFVPGDRPERFAKAVAAGADLVVLDLEDAVASADKAAARVAVTDWLATATGACAVRINADPAERAADVAALAALPASTPVTVVVAKAEQPGDLAALLAALPAGSTAVALVETARGVLAAAALAEVPGVVRLAIGTFDLAAELGIDPEDDEALAPSRGALVLASAAAGLAGPVDGVTGAVDDAELLTADTTRSRRRGFAGKLCIHPRQVPVVRAGFAPSAAEVAWAERVLASAQDGALAVVDGRMVDKPVVDRARRVLAASKTSENEEKR, encoded by the coding sequence GTGAGCGCCCACGCGCCCGTCGTTGCGGCCACCGCGGCGACCCTGCTCTTCGTGCCGGGCGACCGCCCCGAGCGGTTCGCCAAGGCCGTCGCCGCCGGCGCCGACCTGGTGGTCCTGGACCTGGAGGACGCCGTCGCGAGCGCCGACAAGGCCGCCGCCCGCGTCGCGGTGACGGACTGGCTGGCCACCGCGACCGGGGCCTGCGCGGTCCGTATCAACGCCGACCCGGCCGAGCGGGCGGCCGACGTGGCCGCGCTCGCCGCACTCCCGGCGTCGACGCCGGTGACCGTGGTCGTGGCCAAGGCCGAGCAGCCCGGCGACCTCGCCGCGCTGCTCGCCGCCCTGCCCGCCGGCTCCACGGCCGTCGCGCTCGTGGAGACCGCGCGCGGCGTGCTCGCCGCCGCAGCCCTGGCCGAGGTCCCCGGCGTGGTCCGTCTGGCGATCGGCACCTTCGACCTCGCCGCCGAGCTCGGGATCGACCCCGAGGACGACGAGGCGCTCGCCCCCTCGCGGGGCGCGCTGGTGCTGGCGTCGGCGGCCGCCGGCCTGGCCGGGCCGGTCGACGGCGTCACCGGCGCCGTCGACGACGCCGAGCTGCTCACCGCCGACACCACCCGGTCCCGCCGCCGCGGGTTCGCCGGCAAGCTCTGCATCCACCCACGCCAGGTGCCCGTGGTCCGGGCCGGCTTCGCGCCCTCGGCGGCCGAGGTCGCCTGGGCCGAGCGGGTGCTCGCCTCCGCGCAGGACGGCGCACTCGCCGTCGTCGACGGACGCATGGTCGACAAGCCCGTGGTGGACCGGGCCCGACGGGTCCTGGCCGCCAGCAAGACTTCCGAGAACGAGGAGAAGCGATGA
- a CDS encoding CoA transferase, with the protein MSAGQDQAAGPLAGLRVVELSSFVATPLAGLTLAQLGADVIRVEPLGGGPDRGRWPLAPSGTSLYWSGLNRGKRALEVNLADPAGRALVADLVVEGDGILVANNERWADLGHQALSERRSDVIHVLLTGRRDGGTAVDYTVQAGTGFPLVTGPAGHAAPVNHVLPAWDVAAGLYLAAGLLAAERHRARTGLGSAVRVALEDVALALAGNLGYLAEAQLGGDRVREGNDVHGTFGTDLTTADGVRFMFVALTPRQWRDLLEMTGLGDVVAGLEKALDADFADEGDRYRHRAALFGLLGSWVSTRSWAEVSEALSRTRILWSPYRSFADLAAHDAAELRAHPLFATVDQPGVGPYLAPGSPIDVAGAPASSARAPQVGEHNAELLAERLGLPPERMAALMADGVVRDRQEVEA; encoded by the coding sequence ATGAGTGCAGGACAGGACCAGGCGGCCGGGCCGCTGGCGGGGCTGCGGGTCGTCGAGCTGTCGAGCTTCGTCGCGACCCCGCTGGCCGGGCTGACCCTGGCCCAGCTCGGGGCGGACGTCATCCGGGTCGAGCCGCTCGGCGGCGGCCCGGACCGCGGTCGCTGGCCCCTGGCGCCCTCGGGGACGAGCCTCTACTGGAGCGGCCTCAACCGCGGCAAGCGGGCCCTGGAGGTCAACCTCGCCGACCCCGCCGGGCGTGCGCTGGTCGCCGACCTGGTGGTGGAGGGCGACGGGATCCTGGTCGCCAACAACGAGCGCTGGGCCGACCTCGGCCACCAGGCGCTCTCCGAGCGCCGCAGCGACGTCATCCACGTCCTGCTCACCGGTCGCCGCGACGGCGGCACCGCAGTCGACTACACCGTGCAGGCCGGGACGGGATTCCCCCTGGTCACCGGTCCCGCCGGGCACGCCGCGCCGGTCAACCACGTGCTCCCGGCCTGGGACGTGGCCGCCGGGCTCTACCTGGCCGCCGGCCTGCTCGCCGCAGAGCGGCACCGCGCCCGCACCGGGCTGGGCAGCGCCGTCCGGGTCGCCCTGGAGGACGTCGCCCTCGCCCTGGCCGGCAACCTGGGCTACCTGGCCGAGGCCCAGCTGGGCGGTGACCGGGTCCGCGAGGGCAACGACGTGCACGGCACCTTCGGCACCGACCTGACCACCGCCGACGGGGTGCGGTTCATGTTCGTGGCTCTCACCCCCCGGCAGTGGAGAGACCTGCTGGAGATGACCGGGCTCGGCGACGTGGTGGCCGGCCTGGAGAAGGCGCTGGACGCCGACTTCGCCGACGAGGGGGACCGCTACCGGCACCGTGCGGCCCTCTTCGGGCTGCTGGGGTCCTGGGTCTCCACCCGGTCCTGGGCGGAGGTCTCGGAGGCGCTCTCGCGCACCCGCATCCTGTGGTCGCCGTACCGCAGCTTCGCCGACCTGGCCGCCCACGACGCGGCCGAGCTGCGCGCCCACCCGCTCTTCGCCACCGTCGACCAGCCCGGGGTCGGCCCCTACCTGGCCCCCGGCTCCCCGATCGACGTCGCCGGCGCCCCGGCCAGCAGCGCCCGCGCCCCGCAGGTCGGCGAGCACAACGCCGAGCTGCTCGCCGAGCGCCTGGGCCTGCCGCCGGAGCGGATGGCGGCGCTGATGGCCGACGGCGTGGTCCGCGACCGCCAGGAGGTGGAGGCGTGA
- a CDS encoding GntR family transcriptional regulator → MGRPQLSDEAAAYVRELVLTGQLRAGEFVRVDRVAEQLEMSVTPVREGLLALRGEGFLELAPRRGFVVAELTEDDVRDLFWVQARLAGELAARATTRLTPAEVAELEELQATITRALEAGELDEVERSNHAFHRTINLAARSPKLAWFLRAATRYVPNRFYHRIGGWPDASRHDHAGLLDAIRARDAEGARRAMEEHIIHAGQLLVDHADLAVSTED, encoded by the coding sequence ATGGGAAGACCCCAGCTGAGTGACGAGGCCGCGGCCTACGTGCGTGAGCTCGTCCTCACCGGCCAGCTCCGGGCAGGCGAGTTCGTCCGGGTCGACCGGGTCGCCGAGCAGCTGGAGATGTCCGTGACCCCGGTGCGCGAGGGCCTGCTCGCGCTGCGCGGCGAGGGTTTCCTCGAGCTCGCACCGCGCCGGGGCTTCGTGGTCGCCGAGCTCACCGAGGACGACGTGCGCGACCTGTTCTGGGTCCAGGCCCGGCTCGCTGGCGAGCTCGCCGCGCGCGCCACCACGCGCCTGACGCCGGCCGAGGTCGCGGAGCTCGAGGAGCTGCAGGCCACGATCACCCGTGCCCTGGAGGCCGGCGAGCTCGACGAGGTCGAGCGGAGCAACCACGCCTTCCACCGCACCATCAACCTGGCCGCCCGATCCCCCAAGCTGGCGTGGTTCCTGCGGGCGGCCACCCGCTACGTGCCCAACCGGTTCTACCACCGCATCGGCGGCTGGCCGGACGCCTCGCGGCACGACCACGCCGGGCTGCTCGACGCGATCCGCGCCCGGGACGCCGAGGGCGCTCGCCGGGCCATGGAGGAGCACATCATCCACGCCGGCCAGCTCCTGGTCGACCACGCGGACCTCGCGGTGAGCACGGAGGACTGA